TTTCTTTTAGTCTACATTTCTAAGGCCAGCTGCCTGAGAACTAAACAGTGAAGGAAGAGGAGGTCAACTTAAGGAGTCAGATCAAAGATTAATGGACCTCTGGAATATCAACGCTCTTTGGGACATTTTCCCCCCTTTGGAATAATGGACAGTATCAAATTCAGAACTTAGAATATGgttttaaaaggaggaaaaagataTGCTATTTAAAGTTCATTTCCATGGCAGATCTTCGAAAAAAGATCTAGAGCAGACAGGAAAAAGGAGTAGCAGGAGCGCTCAGAGACAAGTTCATCTCCATGTCTACCAGCCAAGTTCCCTCTTCAGCTGCTCCATTACAGACAGTTAGCTGAAGTAAGATTGTTCAGATTCACTGTAGACCTGTGATGGAATTCAGAAACTGAAGGCAAGTCTTGATCATCATGGCAAGTATTAAAGAGGATAAAGACtaaagaaatagagcaaatttTATCCTGACAGTATGGATGTAGTATTCACCTCATTACTCTGTAGATAACTGCTTTTACTGAGCAAAAAATATCTCCTAATCCAActtgaaagtaaagttgctcagtcgtgtccgactctttgtgaactgatgaactaaacagtccatggatttctccatgccagaatactggagtgggtagcctttcccttctccaggagatcttcccaacccacgggtcaaacccaggtctcctgcatcacaggtggattctttaccaaattcTGAGAATTTACTAAATTCTTTACCAAatattgagctatcagggaagcccctaatccaACTTACCtggacaaaaaaaataaagtgcttgAAAGATGTATTGAGATGTGCTTCCTCTTGAAGCTGGATCACAGGGTCGAAATGCTGATGATAAATGTGAGCATAAACCCTAAAGAGGCGTTTGAGTATAGTTTTTGCCACAGACATGAAATTCTTCGGAAATGGGACACCTAGTAAAGAGATAAACAACTCCCTCTATTAACAAGAAGAGAACAAGGCAGTATGAGTTTGTCAGCAAGTGACAACATAAATTACCAAAACAAGGcggaaaataagaaatatttttattaccacTTAATATACCCATTGTACTTTTCAAATGTTCTCAGTATATCATGAATGAAAACAAACTTCAGTGCTTCTATGGaataagaatctgtcttcagtaGAGCCCCTTAGGCCTGTAATATAACACCAGTTTAccaaaaatacaacaaataaatGTCTGAGATGGTAATGGAGCTAAAATGCACACCTAGTCCCTCAGATTTCTTATGCTGAACACAAATAATGTATTACCACATTTAGTTTTGTTTGAAATGCTGGCAAtacagttttgtatttttttcctaaggaAGTTATTGCATTACTACACCAGGAGTACATTTATCTTGAAATTAGCTGTAGTCTCTGCTCAATTAGAGAGACTGGCTTTCTGAATTAGAGCACTTTTATAGCATTAAACAAATACACaactagaaaaatacaaaaatccacATCCCTTGTTAAACTGGCTAAATGATCCAGACAGGCAAAACACAAGCCAAATACTAGTATGGTACTATTGGCTTCAATGTGGTCATTGCCTActgcccatttaaaaatataataagtcacaacaaggtcctactgcatggCACAgtagggaactctgctcattgttttctggcagcctggatgggaggggagtttgggggagaaagggtacatgtatacgtatggctgagtccctttgcagcctaccagaaactatcacaacattgttaatcggctttacttcaatataaaattaaaagtttaaaagaaaaaagttataggTCACAAGAAAACGTAAGACAACATAAGACATTTTGGGGGACATAAGTGTCTCCCAAATGAAGGGACACTATACAAAACAGTATATTacactcttcaaaaatgtcaatgtcatGAAAGaccaaaaaagactgaaaaatcgGAATAAGATCTGTAAATTAGACAATAATATTGTACTGGCAttcatttcctgattttgaaagtTACTCTGTGATCGTCTAAGAAAACACACATTGAAGCACATGGAGATAAAGGTCATCATATATGCAACTTACTCTCAAATcttcaggaaaaagaaagaatgtggggtcaggagggaagagaaaggagggaaggagtgagggaaggagggagagagagggaaggagggagagagagggaaggagggagagagagggaaggagggagagagagggaaggagggagagagagggaaggagggagagagagggaaggcaaATGAGTTAAATGCTGGCAACTAAACAATCCGGAAGAAGGATATATAAGGGTTCTTTGCATGATTCTTACAAATTTTCCATTAACAGAAGTCTGAAAttggattaaaataaaaagtttaaaaatatggaagATAAAAGATGAGGGCACTTATCCCATACCATACTATGTATATAAGGAATGCAGTTTTGAAAAATAGACCTTTCATTACAAAGGTTCTGAAGTAGTTAAAGCATTCAATGAATGTGTCACAACAGCAACTATTTACATTGCTGTCTCCTCCACCACATCCTTCTCACCAAAAgtaaaaaagcataaaatacagTCAAGAAGTTGAAAAagcaaattcttatttttttcagaaaacacaGTTGTAAGCAGTTTGACACAGTAAAATCATATGAActgttaataaataaatgtgaataaataaataaataaatgtaaataatttctGCTTGAAAGTTTAGCCCTTTAAAAGGTCAGCgaatataaaaaaagcaaaagtcaCTTAGGTGCTAACAGGCCAACCCATCATATCTTGTTTTCTTCTCACCTAGTTTGATTTCACAGTTGGCAAGGTTCATGCTATGGGTCATGAATACAAATGCTCtgataaaaatataatgtaataCTGGGTTTATATCACATAAAAGTGAAAGacagtcaaagtcactcagtcatgtccgactctttgggtcAGACTCAATGGGTTACTccatgacccatggactgtataggccagaatgctggagcggATAgccggtcccttctccagggcatcttcccaacccagggatcgaacccaggtctcccgcattgcaggtggagctGAGCCACGCAGGAAGCCTAAGGTCATACAAACTCCCTTTCTAAATATGAAATGGATACGACTACAGCAGATGATTACCGGCTATCTACCCAACATCcagtctctttttttcccttaacacaAGCCAGATTTGTTACAGTCCAAGATATACAGACCTTCATATTGTTTAAAATTATAGGGAGGTTTACCTAATTAATGCATGATAAACTTGGTATGAAAAAGATACTTTTCAAGCATATAAGAttagaaatattagaaatattttgaagtGACAATTAATCTAGCATGGTTCCTTGAATATACAGGCAATTCTATTTTAAGTCCTAGAAAAGTATGAAGGCAAATAAATCATGATGGATCCCAGTTAACCAAAACAATTATACCAATTTTTGATGGAAATAATGTCTCATCATCCAACTGGTCCTGAACCCAAGTCATCAGGTAATCAATATACTTTGGTGCAGAGCACTTAATAGGCTTCTTTATGTTTGTTCCATCTGCCCAATGATACTCATATCTGTATTGGAAAGATAAAAAGCACACAGAATGTCAATATAATCTATACATAATGTCTGTATTTTTTGTATTACACATATGTTTTTTATGAATATATTCAGGACATATTTTAATCTCCTcctccaaataaatatttttttacatttggcATTTTTAAATTGCTATTAAACTATTTTGCGTTTATCAGGATACAAACTAAGATTCCACCAAGCTCATTTTTTGTGAACTTTCcttcatatataacttttatattttagaatcaCATACAGTATAAATTGCCATAGCAGAAACCCTAAGTTTATTTCCCACTTCTATGGTGATCATCTTTAATCTTTATAATTGTTGTCTTCTTCCTCAAAAAACATTTCTCCTTACACAGTACAATTCTCTTTAACTTGGGGCATTAAAATTTGGGTTAAAGATAGAGAATGAAACAGAAGTGCcaaagtaaaatgaatgaaaaagagaatgattcaatatttgaGTATACTTGGTTGAGGAGCTAAACAAGCCTTAGAGGAAGACTGGAACGCCAAATAAAGATGCCTACAGTATTTGGGTATTAATGAGACACTATCCTTTGGTACAATAAACTTTTAATGTACACCTACGATTGAGAAATGATGAGTCAAGGAATGCTGCTCTTGAACAAAGGACACTGAATTGAAAGACGTTTTCTCTATTCTCACAGAGAAAAGACTGGTAGAGAAGACAAACCTGCAAATGAGTATGTGAAAACAGTGCCACAGATTGCTCATGGAGTTAACTACACAAACATACACTCACAACCACAACCTGATTTTTAAGATAATAAGCATGCAGCCGAAACTCCAAAGTACAAAAATGTCTAAACTGAACTAGCATTTAGTTTAGTTTCTGAAAGATTACCTCTGCCTCTCCTTTTGAATCAGCTGTGTTTTTCTAACTTTGCCCCAGAGTTTGGACTGACAGAACAACAGGTGAGAAAGGCTAGAAAAGGagctgaaagaaaatataatggaaaaatacTACAGGgtattttaaacaatgaaaaccATCTTGAGACAGGATAAATAAAGATGCTTTCTATTTAACCATAGCTACTCACACTTGAGCAGTAAATGTTAAATAGGATACACTCAAATAAATATTGTGACACCACGTCTTATTGCCAACCCTGGGAAACAGGGATGAAATGTCAAGTTTACTTTGAAGGTCTCCAATAGGCAATTTCGCAACACTTCCTGGCATCCTGTTTCCCTATTTAATCACTTTCACAGTCAAGAGATTCTTCCTAATATAAAACAAAGTCTCAGGTGTGCCTTAAGCTTCTTCTTGTTTGATTCTCTTTGGAGATAGAGAATATGAATGGTAGGACTTTAGACCATCATTACTTagtcttcctggagaaggaaatggcaacccactccagtattcttggcctgggaaattccatggacagagaagcctggcgagttacagtccatggggacacaaagagtcagacaagactgagtgactaacaacagcaACAGCTTAGTCTTTGCTTAAAAAGACAGGCATTCACCTACGTTTTCTCCCTTATGTTATGAATTCTTaatgtttttgcatttctcttctaGTCATGTTTTTCATTCTGTAATGATTTCCAGGTGttccatattcatttttttaaatttgtactttatttatttatttggccgcactGAGTCTTACCTATAGTATACAGgatttggttgtggcatgtgggatctactgctctgaccaggaatggaacctgcaccccctacattgggagcttagaatcttagccactggaccaccaggaaagtcccctatattcatttataaatgcGAAAGTCAAAAGCGGACACAGTAATCATTTTCAATACCCTGAAGCTTtataaaaaaatactaattttcaATGCCCTAAagctttctgaaaaacaaaactgtatattGCTTATACTTCTAGAGTTTATAACTATGATCCCctgaatctttttcttttgtcatgtTTATACTTAAGAtggggattccctgatagctaagttggtaagaatccgcctgcaatgcaggagaccccgatttaattcctgggttgggaagatcagctggagaaaggataggctatccactccagtattcttgggcttcccttgtggctcagctggtaaagaatctgcctgcaatgcgggagacctaggtttgacccctgggttgagaagatcctctggagaagggaaagtctacccactccatgattctggcctggagaattccacggactgtatatagtccatagggtcgcaaagagtcaaacacaactcagcaactttcactttcactatacttAAGATGACTTCATCTTCTGACTCTATTTTGTCcccaatgattttttttatttcacctttGACAGATAGTTGtctgaaatttatttctctcatcATGGTATGAACTTTTAAACTGCAAATtcccaaatattcatttcttggttaacaacaataataaataacaacAGAGAAACCATTCcaagaaaaaaactgcaaaaagtaCTAACAGGTGGAGTCTAAACAATATACTACCCAAAAACCaatgggtcactgaagaaatcaaagaggaaatcaaaaaatacctagagacaaatgaaaacaaaaacacagtgaTCCAAAATacatgggatgcagcaaaaacagttctaagagggaattttatagcaatacaaacctacctcagaaaataagaaaaatctcaaataaacaatctaagcTTTAATTACCTGGGAAAATGgaacaaataaaacccaaagttagtggaaagaaagaaatcatgagGAAAAGAGCATAATTAAATGAGAtagaaactaaggaaaaaaaatagaaaacattaatgAAACTGACACCTGgtctctgaaaaaataaaaaaaattgataaacccaaagaaataaaatcagaaatgaaagacattaaaaacaaTAGCACAGAAGTACAAATGATCATTAAGAGATTACTACAAAAAATTACAGCCAACCAAATGGATAACTTAGAGGAAAGTGATAAActctagaaacatacaatctcCCAAAACTGAATCTGGAAAAAACAGGAAATATGAACAGATGGATTACCAGTATTGAAATGAAtcagcaattttaaaaaacaaacaaacaaaaaaccttccaacaaacaaaagtgaaagaCCAAatagcttcacaggtgaattctaccaaagaagtcatatgctgctgctaagctgctttagtcgtgtccgactctgtgcaaccccataggcggcagcccaccagggccccccgtccctgggattctccaggcaagaactctggagtgggttgccatttccttctccaatgcatgaaagtgaaaagtgaaagtgaagtcactcagtcatgtccgactcttagcgaccccataactcaacatcaaaaaaataaacaacacaattaaaagatggacagaggacctgaatagacatttttacaaagacatacagatgaccaacagacaCAATAAAAGATGCTCAATTTCATCAATCATGAGGGAAATGGAAactaaaaccataatgagatactgTTTCACATctgttaaaatggctattatcaaaaagacaacaaataatgAGTATTGGCAAGCAtttaacaaaaaggaaatttatatGCACTGCTGATGAAACtgtgaattggtgcagccactatggaaaaatgTATAGTGGTGCTTCAGAGTCTcttcagaatattaaaaattgaaCTGCCATAAGATGTGgcaatttcatttctgggtatttacgcaaagaaaacacaaacactaatttgaaaagatatatgcaaacAATTTTTCATTCCAACATTATTTTCAATACCTAAAATATGAAAGTAACTtcagtgtctatcaacagatgaataaataaagaatatgcagtatgtatatatatttatatttatttaaagatataaacCTCCAGTTATAAGTCAGCTTGAGAATATACTATTCAACATAAAGAGTATGGTCAATGAcactgtaataactttgtatgggaaCAGATGACTACTAGACTTAACATGacgatcatttcataatgtatggaaatgtcaaatcattatgcaatacgcctgaaactaacataacactgtatatcaacaattatttctatttttttaaatgtaatggaAGCATTTTTAATAATCTAGTCTGGATAGAGAAGCAGAAGTGAACAGAAAAAGACAGGATGGAGGACAGTACAGCAGGGAGCACCATAAAGCCCAGGCTAAGGAACTCGACTCAAAGCACTAGTCACTGGTGAATCAAGGGAGGAGACAGCAAATATAGAAACTGTAAGGCCAGAAATCTTCTTCTTATCTAAGCACTGTATGATACAGTAAAACTGAGAACTGATCATGAATCATATCTTACTTTGGGCCAGCTGACATCACTGGACAACTTTCTTCTGTACAAAAATCTGTGATTGTTCCATAAAGCATGTTGATCTGATTGAAGAAATCTACAGCTGCAAAGCAATATTATTTATAggtaaaaagttaaattttaattttactcaaAGAGAATCTTTTATTTCAGCAAAATATGAGCTCTATCCACATTTTTTCCTCAACAAAGAACAGATAATAAGTATACAAGAAAAAATACTTAACTCACTGAATTTGGGAGCTTCTGGTTAAGTGACtcccttaagaaaataaaaaggcaagcaCACCATGTTaatatgttgatgtatggcagaaaccaacacaatattataattatccttcaattaaaaatacataaattttaaacaagGCAAGCACAGAGTGGGAAAAATTATTTGCAACACATATAATCAATAAAGATcctgtattcagaatatataaagaactttcatAGATCACTAAGAGTGAGACAGTTTCTGAGTCTCTTGGCTATCTCTACGGAAAAGTAAAACTCGACTTTTCACTTAGTTCAGtagagttcagtcactcagttgtgtccgactctttgtgaccccgtggactgcagcatgccaggcttccctgtctatcaccaactcctggagcttgctcaaactcatgcccattgagctggtgatgccatcgaactatctcatcctctgtcgtccccatctcctcctgccttcgatcttttccagcatcagggtcttttctaatgagtcagttcttcccatcaggtggccaaagtactggagctttagcttcagcatcagtccttccaatgaatattcaggactgatctcctttaggatagactggtttgatctccatgcagtccaaaggactctcaagagtcttctccaacaccacagttcaaaagcatcagttcttcagtgctcagctttcttgatggtccaactttcacatccatacatgactactggaaaaatcatagctttgactagacggacttctgttgcaaagtaatatctctgctttttaatatactgtctagtttggtcatagcttttcttccaaggagcaagtgtctttttaatttcgtagctgcagtcaccatctgcagtgattttggagcccaagaaaataaaatctctcactgtttccattgtctccccatctatttgccatgaagtggtgggactgcatgccatgatcctagttcactaaatgctgagttttaagccagcttttccactctcctctttcactttcatcaagaggatctttagttcctctttgttttctgccataagggtggtatcatctgcgtatctgaggttattgatatttctcctggcaatcatgattctagcttgtgcttcatccagtccggcatttcacatgatgtactctgcatataagttaagtaagcagagtaacaatacacagccttgatgtactcctttcccaatttggaaccagtccattgttccatgtccagttcaaaccgttgcttcttgacctacatacagatttctcaggaggcaggtaagatggtccagtatttccatctctttaagaattaaaaaaaaaaaaaagaatttcccacagtttgctgtgatccacacagtcaaaggctttagtgtagtcagtgaatgtttttctggaattctcttgcttcttctatgatccaatggatgatggcaatttgatctctggttcctctgccttttctaaatccagcttgaacatctggaagttctcagttcatgtactgttgaagccacgCTTGGAGAATTTGAGTTTTACTTTGGAagcgtttgagatgagtgcaattgtacagtagtttgaacattctttggcattgcctttctttgagattggaatgaagtgaccttttccagtcctgtggccactgctgagttttccaaatttgctggcatattgagtgtagcactttaacagcatcatctcttaggatctgaaatagttcagctggaattccatcacttccactagctttgttcattgtgatggttcctaaggcccatttgacttcacactccaggatgtctggctctaggtaagtgatcacatcatcgtgattatctgggtcatcaagatcttttttgtctagttcttctgtgtattcttgccacctcttcttcatatgcttctgttaggtccagaccgattctgtcttttattgtgcccagaTTCACAtaaaatgttcccctggtatctctaattttttgaagagatgtctagtctttcccattctcttgttttcctctatttatttgcactgatcacttaggaagctttcctatctctccttaagagtctttggaactctgcattaagatggatgtatctttctttttctcctttgccttttgctcctcttcttttctcagttatttgtaaagttcctcagacagccattttgcctttttgcatttctttttcttggggatggttttgatctctACCTCCTGTACAGTATCaggaacttccgtccatagttcttcaggcactctgtctatcagatctacgcccttgaatccatttgtcacttccactgtataatcataggggatttgatttaggtcatagctgaatggtctagtggttttccctactttcttcaatttaagtctgaattttgcaataaggagttcatgatctgaaccacagtcagctcctggtcttgtttttggtaactgtatagagtttctccgtctttggctgcaaagaatataatcaatctgatttcggttttggccatctggtgatgtccatgtgtagagtcttctcttgtattgttgcaagagggtgtctgctatgaccagtgcattctcttggcaaaactctgttagcctttgccctgtttcattttgtattccatggccaaacttgcctgttactccatatatctcttgacttcctatttttgcattccaatcccctataatgaaaaggacatcttttttgggtgttagttctagaaggtcatgtaggtcttcatagaactgttcaacttcagcttcttcagcattattggttggggcatagacttggataaccgtgatattgaatggtttgccttagaaatgaacagagatcattctgtcgtttatgagattgcacccaagtactcaCTGTggtttatatttgtatttcttggataattagtgatgttgagcatcttttcatgtgcttattggccatctgtatgttttctttgggaaaatgtctatttagttctttggcccatttttaattgagttgtccTCCATGTGAACAAAGGGTAACCTATGGCTTTGAAATCCCAGCTCTATACTTAACAGTTGTTACTTAACCTCcctggatctcagtttcctgccTCTAAAATTTGGTATATTGCAGagtgctaaaaaaagaaaaaaaaaaaaaaagacttgtctCATAAAGGAGACATTTAGTCATTGTTAGTTTTCTTCCACAAAGACATGGCCTCAAGATTCTAtgcaacaaaaattaattataagCTATACATCTGCTTTTTCCAAAACTCTGAATTTTCTATCTTTAAGCTATCACTCTTTCTGGCAgcagaatatttaaaaacagcCTCTGGTTTCTGGCTATGAGATTAGTTATTGAATTTGTAAAATGTCCTATCTTCTACCATTTATCTTCATCTGGCAAGTAAACTGAAGCCAAAAGGCCATTAAGATATCAATCTTATCAACAAATTCCCTTCAGCCTTTTATGCACCCGAAATGTTCACTTAATCACTGTCAGTAATGGAAATTATCTGTTTAGTCTCAAATCCTATTCACTTTATAAGTGTCATTTGGAAAGattactatatgtgtgtgtatatatatatacatatatataagaaaaaactGTAATCCAATATTTCAGTCaattgctatattttaaaagcagaattcCATGTTCCATGGGGATGTTCTAACACCTCAGTTCAAAGTAATTTTCTTCCAGCTATAAatgcaaaatgtctgtgaaaTTTTAGA
The DNA window shown above is from Cervus elaphus chromosome 6, mCerEla1.1, whole genome shotgun sequence and carries:
- the MOB1B gene encoding MOB kinase activator 1B codes for the protein MSFLFGSRSSKTFKPKKNIPEGSHQYELLKHAEATLGSGNLRMAVMLPEGEDLNEWVAVNTVDFFNQINMLYGTITDFCTEESCPVMSAGPKYEYHWADGTNIKKPIKCSAPKYIDYLMTWVQDQLDDETLFPSKIGVPFPKNFMSVAKTILKRLFRVYAHIYHQHFDPVIQLQEEAHLNTSFKHFIFFVQEFNLIDRRELAPLQELIEKLTSKDR